The following is a genomic window from Saprospiraceae bacterium.
CAATATGTCAAAATCTTGTTTTGATGAGCTTCGCATTGCTTCAAGTGACAAACCACTGAAGCCGAAGTTGACTCCCAATTTACCTCCAAACCCATAACCTGTAGCAATTTTATAATCGTAATCTTTCGAATCAAAGATGGCAGAATTGATGAATCCTGTTGCACCGTACTGAACCTTCAAGCCTGCATCAAACCACACTATTTGCTTTTGTGCCGATAACTGAATCGAGGCTAATACACCGATTAAGAAAATGAACTTTTTCATGAATATAAGATTTATTTTTGTGAAAAAAAAGATGCTCAAGGCACAAAAATAATAAATTATATATTATAAAAAAAAATAATTTAACCCATATTTAGATCTTGTATCTTTAAAAACTTAATCTTGTGGGAAATTCAAAGATTAATTCAATGCATAACATCAGTTAAAACATGTATTTGAAGAAGTTAAAAGAATTAGTATATTACCGTGCCCAACTTTGCCGCAAGTTCATTTCTCTGGTTTTGAACGACCTGCAAAACCTTTAAGTTAAGAATATATTCTTCGGTCTCGATATCTTCAGGTTTGGCATTATCAAAAAAGTGTTTAAGCTCTTCAATCACTTTTTTACTTTTCTTGAGCTGCAGTCTTAGTATAGCATTGGTAGCATCTCTAACATAATTTTCATCGGGCATCTTTTGGGTCTGAAGAAACATTTCCCTTTTTTCCCATGAGGCATAGACATAAGGTGTTGCTAATGCTGTGATAGCAAACTCCCGTATTTCTTCATCAGCATGAGATGTAAACCATGAGTGACTTGTTTTTGATCCGCTCAATCGGAAGTTAGAGACTGAAATTAAAATCTTTTTATACATTTCCACATCAAAATAGGACAGCAAATCCAAAGTGTTGTCCAGTATAAAGTCAGCTACGGTAGTATTTTCTGTTTCATCGTACCAAAGGTGTCCGTAATTAATGATAATATCGCAGATCGTTTTCTCCTGCCATGCATCATTGAGCACCAGCATCGGTCCGTTTTCTGATAAGATTTGTTTGGCATTCAGCCAGTCATCTTCACTCCCTGTTTGACTTACCTGATCCTTTAGGTGAGAAGAATCTTTTCTCGATTTGAGTTCCGTCCTTACAACTTTATTGACCTCATTATTGAGCATGGATTCGCTCAAATCGAGCATGGTGCTGCATTGTTTTACATAGAGTGCTCTTTTGAAATTATCAGGAATCCTGGCGATGCTACCAACAATATCCCTAATGACGATTGTCTTTCTGATTGGGTCATTTTCAACTTCTCCAAGTAGTATTCTGGTTTTGAAAAAAACGAAATCTTCTTCATTTTTTTTCAGAAAACTCAGAAATTCTTCTGTTCCTTTAGCTGCCAAAAATGAATCCGGGTCATGGCCTTCAGGAAGCAACACGAGCTTTACATTCATGTCAGACTCCAGTATAAGATCGAGTCCTCTCAGAGCTGCTTTAATACCTGCCGGGTCACCATCATAGATAATTTTGATATTCGGCGTATATCTTTTTATGAGTTTGATCTGCTCCTTGGTGAGAGAAGTACCTGAGGAAGCTACGACATTGGAAATATTGCCCTGATGCAAGGTAATGACATCAGTATAACCTTCGACAAGGATACATTCATCTTCTTTTCTGATTTGTTCTTTTGCAAAATACAGACCATACAAGACAGATCTTTTATTATAGATCTCAGATTCCGGCGAATTGATGTATTTTGGTTGTTTTTTGTCTGAAGACAATGTACGTCCTGCCAACGCCACTACTTTGCCGCTGATATTATGGATTGGAAAAATTACTCTGGCCCTAAAAAAATCAGCATCTGATTTGGTAGTCAGCCCAAGACTATGCAGATGGTCTATATTAAATTTCTTTTCTATAGCTTTACGAGTGAATTCATCTCTCTCCTCAGTAGCATAGCCCAATTGGAATTTTTTAATAGTAGACTCTCTGAAACCCCTTTCTTTAAAATAGGAAAGTCCGATAGCTTTACCTTCAGCTCTGTTGAAAAGTACATCTTCATAGTAATCTCTGGCATATTCATTGACTATATATAGTGAGTCAGTGACTTGTTTTTGCTGGATCTCTTCAGCTGTATTTTCGGTTTCTTCTATCTCGATTCTGTATTTTGATGCCAGAAATTTGATTGCTTCAGGGAAGCTTAGTTTTTCATGATCCATGATAAACCTTACAGGATCTCCACCTTTGCCACAACCAAAACATTTATAGATATTCTTTGAAGGTGATACTGTAAATGAGGGTGTTTTTTCGTCATGAAACGGGCAGTTTCCTATCATATTGACGCCTCTTCTCTTTAGATTAATAAAGTCACTTACCACCTCTTCTACCTTGGCGGTGTTCATCACTTCATTGATTGTTTTCTGAGTTATCATATTAAGGATTAAGGCTTGAATTCCAAGTGTTACCTGATTTCAAGCACATCTTTCATGGCATATATTCCTTTTCTGCCTGGCAACCATTCAGCCGCCAACACAGCTCCAGAAGCAAATCCCTTTCTTGAATGAGCTGTATGTTTTATTTCTATATCATCAATTTCAGATTTGTAACTCACTATATGAGTACCAGCAGCAGGATCTTTTCTTATCGACTCGATAAACAGGTTTCTTGAATTTTTCTCTTCAGGATGCGTAATTGTCCACACCTTTTTTCTGGACAAATTTTCTATGATATCTTTAGCCAGTGAGATGGCAGTCCCACTGGGTTTGTCAATTTTTCCAGTGTGATGTACCTCCTGTATATCTACATCATAAACTTCATATTTTTCCATGAGCGATGCCAGTACTTTATTGATTTCAAAAAAGATGTTGACACCGATACTGAAATTTGAAGCGTAGAGAAAACTTCCGTTTTTACTCAGACAATACTTATCAATTTCTTCCTTTTTATTTAGCCACCCAGTGGTACCTGATATGACGGGAATACCTGCATCGATGCACTGAATGATGTTTTTGTATGCAGACTCGGGAGTGGAAAACTCGATAGCCACATCGGCCCATTGCAGGACTCGGGGATTGAAATCATTTAAGTTTGCGCTTGAAATTTTACAAGTAATGGTATGACCGCGTCTCAATGCAATCTCTTCAATTTCTTTCCCCATGCGCCCATAACCTATAAGTGCTATATTCATATTGTTTATTTATTTAAAATTGCTGTAACAAAAAAGCTTTGGTAAGATAACTCGCGTGAATTATTTGTGGTCTATGATCCTACTCTGGCTTCAAAATAGAATAGCAAAGGTAAAATTTTCAAAATATGTTTTTAACTTTTCTTTGCGTATGTTTCAAATTTCATTATTAGTTTGCTTAGTTCACCTTACAGGATCAATCAGGTGTACTTTTTTCACAAAATTTTGTAAGCAAACTCTTATTTTGAAATATATTTTATACTACAATTTTACAAATCTAAGAGGTTTGCCAACCGGAGAAGCGGGCATAAATGTGTATATTCCACTCTGAAGTTGGTTTACATCGACTTCCAGATAATTTTGCCCGTTGGTAAAGTGACCTTTCATCATTTCTTTTGCGTGTATATCAAGGATTATCCAAGTGTCGGCTTTGATATCTTTTAGCCAATTCAAAGTGAAAAAGTCTTTTACAGGGTTTTGAGATATTTGGAATACATCCTGAATAGTCTTGTCATCAGTATTATTTGTTTTTTGTCTTATTTTATGAATATCGCCCGATGCAAGACTGGCGATATAAAGTTCTTTTTTACGATCTTCACCAAATGACACGTACTCCATATCTGCTCCATCAAGCAATAGATCATTGATCCATGTTCCATTGGAAGATTTGTACAGTGCCCATATTTTGCCGGTAC
Proteins encoded in this region:
- the dnaG gene encoding DNA primase, which codes for MITQKTINEVMNTAKVEEVVSDFINLKRRGVNMIGNCPFHDEKTPSFTVSPSKNIYKCFGCGKGGDPVRFIMDHEKLSFPEAIKFLASKYRIEIEETENTAEEIQQKQVTDSLYIVNEYARDYYEDVLFNRAEGKAIGLSYFKERGFRESTIKKFQLGYATEERDEFTRKAIEKKFNIDHLHSLGLTTKSDADFFRARVIFPIHNISGKVVALAGRTLSSDKKQPKYINSPESEIYNKRSVLYGLYFAKEQIRKEDECILVEGYTDVITLHQGNISNVVASSGTSLTKEQIKLIKRYTPNIKIIYDGDPAGIKAALRGLDLILESDMNVKLVLLPEGHDPDSFLAAKGTEEFLSFLKKNEEDFVFFKTRILLGEVENDPIRKTIVIRDIVGSIARIPDNFKRALYVKQCSTMLDLSESMLNNEVNKVVRTELKSRKDSSHLKDQVSQTGSEDDWLNAKQILSENGPMLVLNDAWQEKTICDIIINYGHLWYDETENTTVADFILDNTLDLLSYFDVEMYKKILISVSNFRLSGSKTSHSWFTSHADEEIREFAITALATPYVYASWEKREMFLQTQKMPDENYVRDATNAILRLQLKKSKKVIEELKHFFDNAKPEDIETEEYILNLKVLQVVQNQRNELAAKLGTVIY
- the dapB gene encoding 4-hydroxy-tetrahydrodipicolinate reductase: MNIALIGYGRMGKEIEEIALRRGHTITCKISSANLNDFNPRVLQWADVAIEFSTPESAYKNIIQCIDAGIPVISGTTGWLNKKEEIDKYCLSKNGSFLYASNFSIGVNIFFEINKVLASLMEKYEVYDVDIQEVHHTGKIDKPSGTAISLAKDIIENLSRKKVWTITHPEEKNSRNLFIESIRKDPAAGTHIVSYKSEIDDIEIKHTAHSRKGFASGAVLAAEWLPGRKGIYAMKDVLEIR